One region of Hoeflea sp. 108 genomic DNA includes:
- a CDS encoding DHA2 family efflux MFS transporter permease subunit codes for MSQPADKSFTEVPHRGLITIAIMLATVMQVLDTTIANVALPSMVGDLGASQDTINWVLTSYIVAAAIMTPLTGWLADRFGAKQLFLVSVTGFTITSMMCGVAWNLESMVLFRLLQGVFGASIVPLSQTFLLNINPKERHGQAMAMWGAGIMVGPIIGPTLGGWLTESFNWRWVFFINLPVGIAAFLGSAVYLPAVAKRLRGFDFFGFAMLSLGVGALQLMLDRGAEVDWFSSVEIWIELGLSITGFWIFIVHMATSKNTFIDPKIFTDRNFATGLVFIFVIGVILLASLALLPPMLARIYGYPTITTGLVMAPRGVGTMISMLMVGRLVRIVDARILVVTGLAFTATSLYYMTGFTPQMDAFLIISTGVIQGIGLGLVFVPLSTIAFATLAPQYRTDAASLFSLVRNIGSSIGISIVSVVLSRNIQINHAELSANITPFNPNLTALSPAAAAGDPTALTQIDGLVNIQSLMISYVDDFKLMMIVTLCAIPLAFLLRKPKAQVTGGAPAAHMD; via the coding sequence ATGAGCCAACCAGCCGACAAGTCCTTCACCGAGGTGCCGCATCGCGGCCTGATCACCATCGCCATCATGCTGGCGACGGTCATGCAGGTGCTCGACACCACCATCGCAAACGTCGCCCTGCCGTCGATGGTAGGCGATCTCGGCGCCTCGCAGGACACCATCAACTGGGTGCTGACGTCCTACATCGTGGCGGCGGCCATCATGACGCCGCTGACCGGCTGGCTGGCCGACCGTTTCGGCGCCAAGCAGCTGTTTCTGGTCTCAGTGACCGGCTTCACCATCACCTCGATGATGTGCGGCGTTGCCTGGAATCTCGAGTCCATGGTGCTGTTCCGCCTGCTCCAGGGCGTGTTCGGTGCCTCGATCGTGCCGTTGAGCCAGACCTTCCTTCTCAACATCAACCCCAAGGAACGCCACGGCCAGGCCATGGCCATGTGGGGCGCCGGCATCATGGTCGGCCCCATCATCGGCCCGACCCTCGGCGGCTGGCTGACTGAGAGCTTCAACTGGCGTTGGGTTTTCTTCATCAACCTGCCGGTCGGCATCGCCGCCTTCCTGGGCTCTGCCGTCTATCTGCCGGCCGTGGCCAAGCGCCTGCGCGGCTTCGATTTCTTCGGCTTCGCCATGCTGTCTCTGGGTGTCGGCGCGCTGCAGTTGATGCTCGATCGAGGCGCCGAAGTCGACTGGTTCTCGTCGGTCGAAATCTGGATCGAACTCGGCCTGTCGATCACCGGCTTCTGGATCTTCATCGTCCATATGGCGACGTCGAAGAACACCTTCATCGACCCGAAGATCTTCACCGACCGCAATTTTGCGACCGGCCTGGTGTTCATCTTCGTGATCGGCGTGATCCTGCTTGCGAGCCTTGCGCTGCTGCCGCCCATGCTGGCGCGCATTTACGGCTATCCGACCATCACCACAGGCCTGGTGATGGCGCCGCGCGGCGTCGGCACCATGATCTCGATGCTGATGGTGGGGCGCCTGGTCCGCATCGTTGACGCACGTATCCTTGTCGTGACCGGGCTCGCCTTCACCGCGACCTCGCTATACTACATGACCGGGTTCACCCCCCAGATGGATGCCTTCCTTATCATCTCGACCGGCGTCATTCAGGGTATCGGCCTTGGCCTCGTGTTCGTGCCGCTGTCGACGATCGCCTTTGCGACGCTCGCGCCGCAATACCGCACCGATGCCGCGAGCCTGTTCAGCCTCGTCCGCAACATCGGTTCGTCGATCGGCATTTCCATCGTCTCGGTTGTGCTGTCGCGCAACATCCAGATCAACCATGCCGAGCTGTCGGCCAACATCACGCCGTTCAACCCGAATTTGACGGCTCTGTCTCCGGCTGCGGCTGCGGGCGACCCTACGGCGCTCACCCAGATCGACGGGCTGGTCAACATCCAGTCGCTGATGATCTCCTATGTCGACGACTTCAAGCTGATGATGATCGTCACCCTCTGCGCCATCCCGTTGGCATTCCTGCTGCGCAAGCCGAAGGCGCAGGTGACGGGTGGTGCGCCAGCGGCGCATATGGATTGA